The [Bacillus] selenitireducens MLS10 genome includes a region encoding these proteins:
- the cofH gene encoding 5-amino-6-(D-ribitylamino)uracil--L-tyrosine 4-hydroxyphenyl transferase CofH: MNSLRPLHQMPDLSHAKDEVKEVLTKLSRGMEPSKSDARILAYAEGADIDAMAETADQMRAETVGDRVTFTLNRNINFTNVCFVGCSFCGFSRSRTSKDAYFLTLDQMIAKTAEAVELGATEVCIQGGLEETMPATHYIDMVKAIKDAFPAIHIHAFSPMEIDYGVEKTGMSLNAYFQALKKAGLGSIPGTAAEILDDRIRQKLSPVKLTADRWEEIIRTAHQNGIRSTSTMMYGHVETPDDWVNHLFRLREIQKDTGGFTEFVPLGFIHYDTHAYKFGRARAGATYDEHKKVHALSRILLHGLIDNIQLSWVKLGPERGSELLHAGANDFGGTLMEENISKQAGSKFGEYLSAEEIAAYIQKAGKTPAIRDTLYTAISPYEPASSGSVTI; encoded by the coding sequence GTGAACAGCTTGAGACCATTGCACCAAATGCCTGACCTGAGCCATGCGAAAGATGAAGTGAAAGAAGTCCTGACAAAGTTGTCACGGGGTATGGAGCCATCCAAGTCGGATGCAAGAATCCTTGCCTATGCAGAAGGAGCCGACATAGATGCAATGGCCGAGACAGCCGATCAGATGCGGGCAGAAACCGTCGGAGATCGGGTGACCTTCACGTTGAACCGTAATATCAACTTTACAAATGTCTGTTTTGTCGGTTGTTCCTTTTGCGGGTTCAGTCGATCGAGGACGTCTAAAGATGCCTATTTTTTAACCCTTGATCAAATGATTGCAAAAACCGCAGAAGCAGTTGAACTGGGAGCGACAGAAGTCTGTATTCAAGGGGGACTCGAAGAAACAATGCCGGCAACACACTATATCGATATGGTCAAAGCCATTAAAGATGCCTTCCCTGCCATTCATATCCATGCTTTTTCTCCTATGGAGATTGATTACGGTGTTGAAAAAACCGGTATGTCCCTGAATGCTTATTTTCAGGCCTTGAAAAAAGCAGGCCTTGGAAGCATCCCCGGAACCGCAGCCGAGATTCTCGATGATCGGATCCGGCAAAAACTGTCTCCTGTCAAGCTGACAGCCGATCGGTGGGAAGAAATTATAAGAACTGCGCATCAAAACGGCATCAGAAGTACAAGCACCATGATGTATGGTCATGTAGAAACACCTGATGACTGGGTAAACCACCTGTTCCGGCTGCGAGAGATTCAAAAAGACACCGGCGGTTTTACGGAATTTGTGCCTTTGGGATTTATTCACTATGATACTCACGCGTATAAGTTCGGCCGGGCAAGAGCCGGAGCCACCTATGATGAGCACAAAAAAGTTCACGCCCTATCCCGCATTCTGCTTCATGGATTAATCGATAATATCCAGTTAAGCTGGGTGAAGTTAGGTCCGGAAAGAGGAAGTGAATTGTTGCATGCAGGCGCCAACGACTTTGGCGGAACGCTGATGGAAGAAAACATCTCCAAACAGGCCGGGTCAAAATTCGGAGAATATCTCTCTGCTGAAGAGATTGCGGCCTATATTCAAAAAGCCGGAAAGACGCCCGCCATTCGGGACACCTTGTACACAGCCATTTCTCCTTATGAACCCGCTTCATCCGGCAGCGTCACTATCTGA
- a CDS encoding alpha/beta hydrolase, with translation MRTSVFTFSDGYTIPYYEWTATKKAKAVVLGIHGITTDLDQWRILASNLAEALAIDVHVPVLRGYKPNEKHKGHIENMEQYDVDLTEMINELKQEYNQVILLGHSAGCGNVLRGLYLQDLNVGALLLSPFIHPEMNVFRSRENAGDGDDGGYKLFQMRTVIAHTLSKLGIKIAESLPVVQVPLREKPMFRDSAVFQYRLSYRLMMGRFLNPDLAVGYIQKQKIPIIIGEEDEVIDAGKLAHALSLSGQKIVQRIQGADHNSVFHHQDSLSRIIDEIRAMMNISN, from the coding sequence ATGAGGACTTCGGTGTTTACGTTTTCTGACGGCTATACAATACCTTATTATGAGTGGACTGCAACAAAAAAGGCGAAAGCGGTTGTCCTCGGTATACATGGCATTACAACCGATCTTGATCAATGGCGTATTCTGGCCTCGAACCTGGCAGAGGCTTTGGCGATTGATGTGCATGTCCCTGTTTTAAGGGGGTATAAACCAAATGAAAAACATAAAGGACATATTGAGAATATGGAGCAATATGATGTAGATTTGACTGAAATGATCAATGAATTAAAGCAGGAGTATAATCAGGTAATCTTACTTGGACATTCTGCGGGTTGCGGAAATGTTCTGAGGGGGTTGTATTTACAGGACTTGAATGTCGGGGCATTGCTGCTTTCGCCATTTATTCATCCGGAGATGAACGTTTTTCGATCGCGCGAAAATGCCGGGGATGGCGATGACGGTGGTTATAAACTGTTTCAGATGCGTACAGTGATTGCCCATACGCTTTCCAAACTGGGCATCAAAATTGCTGAATCATTGCCTGTTGTGCAGGTTCCTTTGCGTGAAAAGCCGATGTTCAGGGACTCGGCAGTTTTTCAATACCGATTAAGTTATCGTCTGATGATGGGCAGATTTCTGAATCCTGACCTTGCTGTTGGATACATTCAGAAACAGAAAATCCCAATCATTATTGGAGAAGAAGACGAGGTCATCGATGCAGGCAAACTGGCCCACGCACTCTCTTTAAGTGGGCAGAAGATTGTTCAACGTATTCAGGGTGCCGATCACAATTCTGTTTTTCATCATCAGGACAGTCTGTCACGGATCATTGATGAAATCAGGGCCATGATGAATATATCAAATTGA
- the cofG gene encoding 7,8-didemethyl-8-hydroxy-5-deazariboflavin synthase CofG, whose protein sequence is MNQTHSYWLHKATQTPLPKLMSEAFETKKQYFASTITYSKNIFIPLTNICKDRCSYCTFQRRPGDEGAEIIPEEEVMKQVYEAKRAGCTEILITMGDKSDYFPEVRAWLNERGFRNIIEYTIHICKRIVTETGLLPHTNAGVLTNHQLKNLKPYNPSMGMMLETTSERLMMPGEVHEHAPDKWPHRRIRMIEEAGKLKIPFTTGLLVGIGETWAERVDTLLEIKRINDQYGHIQEVIIQNFQPKDGMDHLIDNKVGEDTMLRLCALANLMYQGEMHIQVPPNLNRDYLRKLIDAGITDFGGVSPLTLDYINPEAPWPAIDRLREITAEKGQTLQERLPVYNKYFRPEWISEPAWSAVQNLKGREQLETIAPNA, encoded by the coding sequence ATGAATCAGACCCATTCATACTGGCTCCATAAAGCTACACAAACTCCCCTCCCGAAATTAATGAGCGAGGCTTTCGAAACAAAAAAACAATACTTCGCATCAACGATCACCTACAGTAAAAACATCTTCATCCCGTTAACGAATATTTGTAAAGACCGTTGTTCCTACTGCACCTTCCAAAGACGCCCCGGAGATGAGGGCGCTGAAATCATTCCTGAAGAAGAAGTTATGAAACAGGTTTATGAAGCCAAACGGGCCGGTTGTACTGAAATCCTGATTACGATGGGAGATAAATCGGATTATTTCCCTGAAGTGAGAGCCTGGCTGAATGAGCGCGGCTTTCGAAACATAATTGAATACACAATCCATATATGCAAGCGTATTGTAACAGAGACCGGTTTGCTGCCGCACACAAATGCAGGGGTTCTGACAAACCATCAACTGAAAAACCTGAAGCCATACAATCCCAGTATGGGAATGATGCTTGAAACAACGAGTGAGCGGCTGATGATGCCAGGAGAAGTACACGAGCATGCTCCCGATAAATGGCCTCACAGAAGGATCCGGATGATCGAAGAAGCAGGCAAGTTGAAAATTCCGTTCACAACGGGACTCCTTGTCGGAATTGGCGAGACTTGGGCAGAGCGGGTCGATACACTTCTCGAAATAAAACGTATCAATGATCAATATGGACATATCCAGGAAGTGATCATCCAAAACTTTCAACCGAAAGACGGGATGGATCATCTGATTGACAATAAGGTCGGTGAAGATACCATGCTTCGATTGTGTGCGCTCGCAAACTTGATGTACCAAGGTGAGATGCACATTCAAGTTCCACCGAATCTCAATCGGGATTATTTACGTAAGCTGATTGACGCCGGCATTACGGACTTCGGAGGCGTCAGTCCACTGACTCTGGATTACATCAATCCTGAAGCACCATGGCCGGCAATTGATCGATTACGGGAAATAACGGCTGAAAAAGGACAGACACTGCAAGAACGACTGCCAGTCTATAACAAGTACTTCCGACCTGAATGGATATCTGAACCCGCCTGGTCTGCAGTGCAAAATTTGAAAGGACGTGAACAGCTTGAGACCATTGCACCAAATGCCTGA
- a CDS encoding TorD/DmsD family molecular chaperone — MTALHPYVNEEMIQDVQEIRQFYYDLLTQLWSQEPNQKLLSHLREYLDEDAMPLADEEPLLIRGIRQIAESLMMADQDDKEAEAIHWDYTRLFVGPFELPAPPWASAYRDDGRMLFQDETIQVRRAYAKYGYQVESIGQVAEDHIGLELEFMSHLIKESSEQMRGNLTGTKEILRDQVIFLEQHLHSWISLFTKDVRASARTPFYKGCADLLEGWLLLDRQLQDALYQALEESE, encoded by the coding sequence GTGACAGCACTGCACCCGTATGTCAATGAAGAAATGATTCAGGATGTTCAGGAAATCAGACAGTTCTATTATGATTTGTTGACGCAACTATGGTCACAAGAGCCGAACCAAAAGTTATTGAGTCATTTGCGCGAATATCTCGATGAGGATGCTATGCCACTGGCTGATGAAGAGCCTTTGCTCATTCGCGGTATTCGTCAAATTGCAGAGTCATTGATGATGGCTGATCAGGATGATAAAGAGGCAGAGGCCATTCACTGGGATTATACGAGATTGTTTGTCGGGCCATTTGAATTGCCTGCACCACCCTGGGCTTCAGCTTATCGGGATGATGGCAGGATGCTCTTTCAGGATGAGACGATTCAGGTCAGGAGAGCCTATGCAAAGTACGGGTATCAGGTAGAAAGCATCGGTCAGGTAGCTGAGGATCATATCGGTCTTGAACTGGAATTTATGAGCCATCTGATCAAAGAATCTTCTGAACAGATGCGTGGAAATCTTACTGGAACCAAAGAAATCCTGAGAGATCAGGTGATCTTTTTGGAGCAGCATCTTCATTCCTGGATCTCGTTGTTTACTAAAGATGTCAGAGCGTCTGCACGAACACCGTTTTACAAGGGGTGTGCAGATCTCTTGGAAGGATGGCTGCTTCTGGATCGGCAGTTACAAGATGCCTTGTACCAGGCATTGGAGGAGTCAGAATAA
- a CDS encoding DICT sensory domain-containing protein produces MELANLKDVSVFETAFGEVPGETSKLGGSASNETLSASSLKYETKVPQLEYMCLMMENMVLTKKLKGTIYAGFQKQSRAEAIYDRYLAMAEYSEIYLFGEKDKSLPTHPNIHFVDLPSNAVLTREWFLVINAPAFKSMMVAYDMDGFGTHEVEEDRNFKGMKSSSPKTVKAVSEMLASVV; encoded by the coding sequence ATGGAATTGGCGAATTTGAAGGATGTTTCTGTTTTTGAGACGGCTTTTGGTGAGGTTCCTGGCGAGACAAGCAAGCTTGGGGGATCTGCGAGTAATGAGACACTGTCTGCCTCTTCTCTGAAATATGAGACTAAAGTGCCTCAACTGGAGTACATGTGCCTGATGATGGAAAACATGGTTCTGACAAAAAAATTAAAAGGCACGATCTACGCTGGATTTCAGAAGCAATCTCGTGCAGAAGCGATATATGACCGCTATCTGGCGATGGCTGAGTACTCAGAGATCTACCTGTTCGGTGAAAAAGATAAATCGCTGCCGACGCATCCGAATATCCATTTTGTCGACCTGCCAAGCAATGCAGTCTTGACCCGTGAGTGGTTCCTTGTGATTAATGCGCCTGCATTCAAATCGATGATGGTTGCCTATGATATGGACGGTTTTGGTACGCATGAAGTGGAGGAAGACCGTAATTTTAAAGGCATGAAGTCCTCGAGTCCGAAGACCGTGAAAGCCGTATCAGAAATGCTTGCATCCGTCGTCTGA
- a CDS encoding 4Fe-4S dicluster domain-containing protein → MGQLGFYYDLENCIGCKGCQIVCKDKNQLKTNELFRTVHTFEGGSYPNPYVDHVTISCNHCDSPKCVENCPTGAMHKREDGIVDYDHEKCVGCKMCLWSCPYDGPVYLEDEGKVAKCDFCKDLLEVGEEPACVSACTMRAIEFGEIEELRAKYGRNQSIRYFPKLDVTNPNIVVNQKKR, encoded by the coding sequence ATGGGACAGTTGGGATTTTATTATGATCTTGAGAACTGTATAGGATGCAAAGGCTGTCAGATTGTCTGTAAAGATAAAAATCAGCTGAAGACAAATGAGTTATTCCGGACCGTTCATACGTTTGAGGGAGGGAGCTATCCGAATCCTTATGTGGATCATGTGACGATCAGTTGTAACCACTGCGATTCACCAAAATGTGTTGAAAATTGTCCGACCGGAGCAATGCATAAGAGGGAAGACGGCATTGTCGACTATGACCACGAAAAATGTGTTGGATGTAAAATGTGTCTTTGGTCTTGTCCATATGATGGACCTGTCTACCTCGAGGATGAGGGAAAAGTTGCAAAATGCGATTTTTGTAAAGACTTGCTTGAAGTGGGGGAAGAACCTGCTTGTGTTTCAGCCTGCACCATGCGAGCCATTGAGTTTGGCGAAATTGAGGAGTTGCGTGCGAAATATGGGCGTAATCAATCGATCCGGTATTTCCCTAAGCTTGACGTGACAAATCCAAATATTGTGGTCAATCAGAAAAAACGATAG
- a CDS encoding 4Fe-4S dicluster domain-containing protein: MAFYFRSERCVSCYACVSACSNENRERATQPFRSISSNLEHIFLSSSCHHCQSPECLRVCPKQTFSKDRDGIVKLNEQICDGCGLCAAACPFDAIVISSRMNGSKAVKCEMCPERRQNGFDPACVDACPTGALLVSDLDCPPPLSKGSWHVPGMGEGMPRFTEPSIRISLPKTKKRYFL; this comes from the coding sequence ATGGCTTTTTACTTCAGATCTGAGCGATGTGTCAGCTGCTATGCTTGTGTCTCTGCCTGCAGCAATGAGAACAGGGAACGTGCGACTCAGCCTTTCAGAAGCATAAGCAGCAATCTTGAACATATCTTTCTCTCCTCATCCTGTCATCATTGTCAATCACCGGAATGCCTGAGAGTTTGTCCGAAGCAGACTTTTTCTAAAGACAGAGACGGTATTGTGAAGTTGAATGAGCAGATTTGTGACGGATGTGGTCTGTGTGCGGCAGCTTGCCCGTTTGATGCAATCGTTATAAGTTCACGTATGAATGGCTCTAAAGCAGTCAAATGTGAGATGTGTCCAGAACGGAGACAAAACGGATTTGATCCGGCTTGTGTGGATGCCTGTCCGACAGGTGCATTACTGGTATCGGATCTTGACTGTCCACCTCCTCTTTCTAAAGGCAGCTGGCATGTTCCGGGAATGGGAGAAGGAATGCCGAGATTCACAGAACCTTCCATCAGGATCTCCTTGCCGAAAACGAAAAAAAGATACTTTTTATGA
- a CDS encoding methyl-accepting chemotaxis protein encodes MKPILEKLRHVHAQAEHMQSMGQYVTEASDTVMVKSGEMTEEIEESSVFSDQVDEKMNQVKGVLMNLSDVIKSITELSTDVTRISSDGKSRTETFSSELQEVSDNIHAFGEENMKLIGNVEEVNDAMSTIEHISSQTNLLALNASIEAARAGDAGRGFAVVAQEIRKLSEQVNQTADHIRQTIADLSTNMKSQEETFKREVQSIHQSIEKNGEVVALFQEMSAAVEDVNDQIHGVNEEAAATITEADEAVQILNQLKEKIQSLTGKTEDNQEAMMEQQSTMMELDMAITMVTDEIDTIQKKLQELSGLDQVSWVRPFDLQDDQTA; translated from the coding sequence ATGAAACCGATTTTAGAAAAGCTGCGTCACGTTCACGCGCAAGCTGAACATATGCAGTCCATGGGTCAATATGTCACAGAAGCCTCTGACACGGTAATGGTCAAGTCAGGGGAAATGACAGAAGAAATTGAAGAATCTTCCGTTTTTTCGGATCAGGTGGATGAGAAGATGAATCAGGTGAAAGGGGTACTGATGAATCTCTCTGACGTAATCAAAAGCATCACTGAACTCAGCACGGATGTGACCCGCATTTCTTCTGATGGCAAAAGCCGCACAGAAACCTTCTCATCCGAGTTACAGGAAGTATCCGATAATATTCATGCATTCGGAGAAGAAAACATGAAACTGATCGGGAATGTCGAAGAAGTCAATGACGCAATGTCCACCATCGAACATATTTCATCACAAACGAATCTCCTCGCATTAAATGCATCGATTGAGGCGGCACGAGCAGGAGACGCGGGACGCGGATTCGCTGTCGTCGCTCAGGAGATCCGAAAACTCTCTGAACAGGTCAATCAAACCGCCGACCATATTCGACAGACCATCGCCGACCTGTCGACGAATATGAAGAGCCAGGAAGAAACCTTCAAACGTGAAGTGCAATCCATTCATCAGAGTATTGAAAAGAATGGTGAAGTAGTCGCACTATTTCAGGAAATGAGTGCCGCAGTCGAAGATGTCAATGATCAGATTCATGGAGTTAATGAAGAAGCTGCGGCCACTATTACAGAGGCTGATGAGGCTGTCCAGATACTGAATCAGCTCAAAGAAAAAATTCAGTCCTTAACAGGTAAAACCGAAGATAATCAGGAAGCCATGATGGAACAGCAGTCCACCATGATGGAACTTGATATGGCCATTACCATGGTTACAGATGAGATTGATACCATTCAGAAAAAATTGCAGGAATTGTCCGGCTTGGATCAGGTCTCATGGGTACGTCCATTTGATTTGCAAGATGATCAGACGGCCTAG
- a CDS encoding dimethyl sulfoxide reductase anchor subunit family protein: MFAQEWPLIFFTLLGQFAAGTFIFMMIARYQLKTRGMTDLKWVSKGLLTLMGVMAVAIALSMFHLGSLGNAIYTVMNLGSSWLSREILFAGLFFGLLFMTYMFERTEKPLGVISVLTGAVGIGAVFTMASVYATTIIPAWTHLNTYVGFFGTMVVFGAIGLGMIIRLYDSSSLAKEQYVLFMKKASLAAIAAVIIQLVMMPVYLTGLAGGGPAAQMSLQVLFDGNVWLMISRWLLTIVGGSLLIVSFYKARKTISVKMPAFVYVAVAFILAGEFTGRYLFYLSGIPMNIG; the protein is encoded by the coding sequence ATGTTTGCACAAGAATGGCCCTTGATCTTTTTCACACTTCTCGGTCAGTTTGCAGCTGGAACGTTCATTTTTATGATGATAGCGAGGTATCAGTTGAAAACCCGGGGAATGACCGATCTGAAATGGGTATCGAAAGGACTCCTTACATTGATGGGGGTTATGGCGGTGGCGATTGCCTTATCCATGTTCCACCTTGGTTCGCTTGGTAATGCCATCTATACGGTGATGAATCTGGGCAGCTCATGGCTGTCGCGGGAAATCCTGTTTGCAGGACTCTTTTTTGGATTGCTTTTCATGACCTATATGTTTGAACGGACAGAAAAGCCTCTTGGAGTCATTTCCGTTCTTACAGGAGCTGTTGGAATCGGCGCCGTATTTACAATGGCAAGCGTCTATGCGACTACGATTATTCCGGCTTGGACCCACTTGAACACTTATGTTGGATTTTTCGGAACGATGGTTGTATTTGGCGCAATTGGGTTAGGGATGATCATTCGTTTGTATGATTCATCATCTTTGGCTAAAGAGCAGTATGTGTTGTTTATGAAAAAGGCTTCTCTTGCGGCAATTGCTGCTGTGATTATTCAGCTTGTTATGATGCCTGTTTATCTTACCGGGCTTGCAGGAGGAGGGCCCGCTGCACAAATGAGTTTGCAAGTGCTATTTGACGGAAACGTGTGGCTGATGATTTCAAGGTGGCTTTTGACAATTGTGGGGGGTTCTCTCTTGATCGTCAGTTTTTATAAGGCACGAAAAACCATCTCAGTCAAAATGCCGGCGTTTGTCTATGTTGCAGTAGCATTTATTCTGGCAGGAGAATTCACAGGACGGTATTTGTTCTATCTCTCGGGTATCCCGATGAATATTGGATAA
- a CDS encoding molybdopterin-dependent oxidoreductase: MFELFNRVKAFKISRRAFIGTGAAVTAGAVLPASANGLKKLSAVQAESLQQEEGEWIPAACWHNCGGRCLLKAQVVDGVVKRVKTDDTREDSPDNPQQRACVRGRSQRQQVYGVDRLKYPMKRKHWEPGGGDKSRRGEDEWERISWDEATDIIASEIKRIKNQYDNRSILVTGGDIGRALNLVGGHVSTWGTTSWGSWRWGPAYFGLQEGYFEHSINDRMDLRNSQLIVLWGMNPAWSSPGSPTYNFLQAKKAGARFIVIDPMYSESAELLGDEWIPVHPGTDHALMLGMAHTIITEDDPDQNPLIDWDFLKSCTVGFDESMMPEGSDSKQNFKDYVLGIHDGEPKDAEWASSISGVDVTMIKRIAREIATTNRAALLTGWAPARIKNSDSWPQMFMTFGAMTGHMAQAGRMTGVSCHFGTGNGGPRLVNGGGAGVPPSAENPVEDSLVHAEMWKAIKEGEYTAGYNDKRDINIQMIYHGMGATLQTRDGQANGIDVHKEVEFVVTNGHFITTNAKYSDIVLPATTHWEREGGFNTGNRDALFYYRRVIEPMFEAKDDAEITTMIGEKLGFSAEEVYGDVSARQQLFNQIAGATVINEAGTDFEPLVTITKDDLSEWGVEGQTQQGRISIQELEEKGVYQVERKPGDNYGYIAQEAFRQDPEANPLATATGKLEIYSEALQEYVKSIGFTEIDPIPTYNPAIEGYEETYSNFNSREKGDLPLQVINPHYLRRAHTIFDNNPWLREAWPNHVYVASADADERGVKDGDTVKVTSKHGSTLRIAHVTERLMPGTVGLMHGAWVEIDPETGIDRAGSDNILTGSIATGQAISGWNSTIADFEKWEGIPLKEDKHWELRTV; the protein is encoded by the coding sequence ATGTTTGAATTATTTAATCGTGTTAAAGCATTCAAAATCTCCAGACGCGCATTTATCGGAACGGGTGCTGCAGTGACTGCAGGAGCAGTGCTTCCGGCTTCGGCAAATGGTCTGAAGAAATTATCAGCAGTTCAGGCGGAGTCGTTGCAACAAGAAGAGGGCGAATGGATTCCTGCAGCATGCTGGCACAATTGCGGCGGGCGCTGTCTGCTAAAAGCGCAAGTTGTAGACGGAGTTGTAAAGCGGGTGAAAACAGATGATACAAGAGAAGATTCACCTGATAATCCGCAACAGCGTGCCTGTGTAAGGGGGAGATCCCAGCGGCAGCAAGTCTATGGAGTGGATCGTTTAAAGTATCCAATGAAGCGTAAGCACTGGGAGCCTGGTGGTGGAGATAAGTCACGCAGAGGTGAAGATGAGTGGGAGCGAATCAGTTGGGATGAAGCGACTGACATCATTGCGTCTGAAATTAAACGAATTAAAAATCAGTATGATAACCGTTCTATTCTGGTAACCGGCGGTGACATCGGCCGGGCTCTTAATCTCGTAGGCGGACATGTCTCGACATGGGGGACGACATCCTGGGGATCATGGCGATGGGGTCCGGCTTATTTCGGGCTTCAGGAAGGGTATTTTGAGCACAGCATTAATGACCGGATGGATTTAAGGAACTCACAGCTGATCGTCTTATGGGGCATGAACCCTGCGTGGAGTTCTCCCGGATCACCGACGTATAATTTTCTTCAGGCAAAAAAAGCAGGTGCACGTTTTATTGTGATTGATCCAATGTACTCGGAGTCCGCAGAACTTTTGGGAGATGAGTGGATACCAGTTCATCCCGGAACCGACCATGCACTTATGTTAGGGATGGCGCATACCATTATTACTGAAGATGACCCGGATCAAAATCCTTTAATTGATTGGGATTTTCTCAAATCATGTACAGTCGGTTTTGATGAATCAATGATGCCGGAAGGATCTGATTCCAAACAGAATTTCAAGGACTATGTTCTTGGTATTCACGATGGTGAGCCAAAAGATGCTGAATGGGCCAGTTCAATCAGCGGTGTGGATGTGACCATGATTAAACGGATCGCAAGAGAAATTGCAACGACCAACCGCGCTGCGCTGTTAACCGGATGGGCTCCTGCGAGAATCAAAAATTCCGACTCATGGCCACAGATGTTTATGACCTTTGGTGCGATGACCGGGCATATGGCTCAAGCGGGCAGGATGACCGGTGTTAGCTGTCATTTTGGAACTGGTAATGGCGGTCCGCGTCTTGTCAATGGCGGTGGGGCAGGAGTTCCGCCAAGTGCTGAGAATCCGGTTGAAGACAGTCTTGTGCACGCTGAAATGTGGAAAGCAATCAAAGAAGGAGAATACACTGCCGGATATAATGATAAGCGTGATATCAACATTCAAATGATCTACCATGGTATGGGTGCGACGCTGCAGACCAGAGATGGACAGGCGAATGGCATTGATGTTCACAAGGAAGTGGAGTTTGTTGTGACGAATGGTCACTTTATTACGACGAATGCCAAGTATTCGGATATCGTATTGCCTGCAACGACACACTGGGAGCGGGAAGGCGGTTTTAACACCGGTAACCGGGATGCATTGTTCTATTACCGACGAGTCATTGAGCCGATGTTTGAGGCGAAAGATGATGCCGAAATTACAACGATGATCGGGGAGAAACTCGGATTCAGTGCAGAAGAAGTGTATGGCGATGTATCAGCAAGACAGCAGCTGTTTAACCAAATCGCAGGCGCTACAGTTATCAATGAAGCAGGAACAGATTTTGAACCGCTCGTAACCATTACGAAAGATGATCTCTCGGAATGGGGTGTGGAAGGGCAGACACAACAAGGGCGTATTTCCATTCAGGAACTTGAAGAGAAAGGCGTATACCAGGTCGAGAGAAAACCAGGGGATAATTATGGTTACATCGCGCAGGAGGCCTTCCGTCAAGATCCTGAGGCGAATCCTTTGGCAACGGCGACAGGAAAACTTGAAATCTATTCGGAAGCTTTACAGGAATATGTCAAGAGCATTGGATTTACAGAGATTGACCCGATTCCAACATATAATCCTGCAATTGAAGGTTATGAAGAAACGTACAGCAATTTCAACAGCCGTGAAAAAGGAGATCTGCCTTTACAGGTGATTAATCCGCACTATTTAAGAAGAGCTCATACCATTTTTGATAACAATCCTTGGTTGCGAGAGGCTTGGCCGAATCATGTTTATGTAGCCAGCGCTGATGCCGATGAACGTGGTGTCAAAGACGGTGATACGGTCAAAGTCACATCGAAGCACGGATCGACACTCCGGATTGCACACGTCACAGAACGTTTAATGCCTGGAACAGTTGGACTGATGCATGGAGCATGGGTAGAAATAGATCCGGAGACAGGTATTGATCGTGCAGGATCTGACAATATTTTAACAGGATCCATCGCAACGGGACAGGCGATATCGGGTTGGAACTCAACCATTGCTGATTTTGAGAAGTGGGAAGGCATACCTCTGAAAGAAGATAAACATTGGGAGCTGAGAACGGTATAA